One Jeotgalibaca porci genomic region harbors:
- a CDS encoding LysR family transcriptional regulator — translation MNLQDIIYFYHLAESLSFTDTAAHFFVSQPSISMSLKRLETELKTTLIDRKRFHKRMSLTRSGEILHRHAGVILDSLSQIKDDIHDYKNQIVYFGFLPTIGGHFMSTLLPRLGKFTSSVKFVEEESSDIMYELVRSGEVPIAITGSDLPHFNDENLIQIPIATQKLSLWAAPDHPLTRQKQITSQDLKDTVFISLEKGYTHERIFDRWAQSKFDQPPQTLYTKEIQTALSIASSTHMVAFMIDILVKESKDLVKIPLIDPPEFYISLILNKESQDNPFQNEFNEMMMALAKELSENK, via the coding sequence ATGAACCTACAAGATATTATTTACTTTTACCATTTAGCTGAAAGCCTCAGCTTCACGGATACGGCCGCGCATTTTTTTGTTTCTCAGCCCTCCATTTCGATGTCTTTGAAGCGATTGGAAACGGAACTCAAAACAACGCTTATCGATCGGAAAAGATTCCATAAGCGAATGAGTTTGACCCGTTCCGGTGAAATCCTTCATAGACATGCAGGCGTTATCCTTGACTCGTTATCGCAAATTAAGGATGACATCCATGACTATAAAAATCAAATTGTTTACTTCGGCTTCCTACCGACAATCGGCGGGCACTTTATGTCGACTCTGCTCCCCCGTTTAGGGAAATTTACTTCTTCGGTTAAATTCGTCGAGGAAGAAAGCTCTGATATTATGTACGAATTGGTGCGTTCCGGCGAAGTTCCGATTGCTATTACAGGGAGTGACTTGCCGCATTTCAACGACGAGAATCTCATCCAGATACCAATTGCAACGCAAAAGCTATCTTTATGGGCTGCGCCCGATCATCCTTTAACGAGGCAGAAACAGATTACTTCTCAGGATTTAAAAGATACGGTTTTTATTTCTTTAGAAAAAGGCTATACTCATGAACGTATTTTCGACCGCTGGGCTCAAAGTAAATTCGATCAACCACCGCAAACTTTGTATACGAAAGAAATTCAAACTGCGCTTTCGATTGCTTCTTCCACTCACATGGTGGCCTTTATGATTGATATTCTCGTAAAGGAATCAAAAGATTTAGTGAAAATACCTCTTATAGATCCACCTGAGTTTTATATCAGTCTCATTCTTAATAAAGAAAGTCAGGACAATCCTTTTCAAAATGAATTCAATGAAATGATGATGGCACTCGCGAAAGAATTATCGGAAAACAAATAA
- a CDS encoding LrgB family protein, with product MLDKLITSPLMWITLTVGLYLLAARLKAKWPKNPLFTPLVFAIIMVILILLVTGTPLETYNAGGQFIGLFVTPATVALAIKLEKNFVYLKQYYSAILTGIFSGVILHTIMIYIFGFIFQFDTQMAATLVPKSITTAIAVGVSESLGGIVSLTVAVVVFTGVIGAVIGPTVFKLFKIDDPVAQGVALGSSSHAMGTTKAIEMGDVQGAMSGLSIVVTGIVVVILAPLTQPLTQLFFG from the coding sequence ATGCTGGATAAGTTAATTACGAGCCCATTAATGTGGATCACTCTGACAGTTGGTCTTTATCTGCTAGCAGCGCGATTAAAAGCAAAGTGGCCGAAAAATCCATTATTCACACCACTCGTGTTTGCGATTATTATGGTCATTCTCATTTTATTGGTAACAGGTACACCGTTGGAAACATACAATGCAGGTGGACAATTCATCGGCTTGTTTGTAACACCTGCGACCGTAGCCTTAGCCATTAAATTGGAAAAGAATTTTGTTTACTTAAAACAATACTACTCAGCAATCTTAACGGGAATCTTCTCGGGGGTTATCTTGCATACGATTATGATTTACATCTTTGGCTTCATTTTCCAATTTGATACGCAAATGGCAGCAACACTCGTTCCAAAATCTATTACGACTGCCATCGCGGTCGGTGTATCTGAATCGCTTGGCGGTATTGTTTCACTAACGGTAGCGGTGGTTGTTTTCACCGGGGTTATCGGTGCAGTAATCGGCCCTACAGTCTTTAAACTCTTTAAGATTGATGACCCTGTTGCACAAGGTGTTGCTCTGGGGAGTTCATCCCACGCGATGGGTACAACAAAAGCAATTGAAATGGGAGACGTCCAAGGGGCAATGTCCGGACTGTCCATCGTCGTAACAGGTATCGTCGTCGTTATCTTGGCACCATTAACGCAGCCATTAACGCAACTATTCTTTGGGTAA
- a CDS encoding CidA/LrgA family protein — MKIYKQLFWIFLFSFIGEIVSAIIASFIAIPGSVIGMVLLFIALHTKILRLEQVDEIGTWLTDNMGIFFVPAGVGLMANFGILADTWWQLLIIMVVTTILMMAFVGRIVQFVKRKVEKGLPKNQGGGTHAG, encoded by the coding sequence TTGAAAATATACAAACAGCTATTTTGGATCTTCCTTTTCTCATTCATTGGTGAAATTGTATCCGCAATCATTGCTTCTTTTATAGCGATACCAGGTAGTGTTATTGGTATGGTTCTTCTGTTTATCGCGCTACACACAAAGATTCTACGTTTAGAACAAGTAGATGAAATAGGAACGTGGTTAACAGATAATATGGGAATCTTTTTCGTACCAGCCGGTGTCGGTCTGATGGCCAACTTTGGTATACTCGCGGACACTTGGTGGCAATTGCTTATCATTATGGTCGTCACAACGATTCTGATGATGGCATTCGTTGGAAGAATCGTTCAGTTTGTTAAACGTAAAGTTGAAAAAGGTTTACCGAAGAATCAAGGAGGTGGCACACATGCTGGATAA
- a CDS encoding lactate oxidase, with protein MTTVDTNHYAAPTEIKEITVVNTYDLEEAASKIVPKGGFDYISGASGDEFTLRQNIEAWNKKGIVPRVLADVENPDLSTSIFGHDIKVPFIMAPIAAHGLAHETKEAGTAKGISEFGTIMSISAYSGASFDEIDKGLNGSPRWFQIYMSKDDELNKNILDEAKADGATAIILTADATLSGNRHKDERNKFVYPFGMPIVSRYLTGTGKNMSLNNIYAQSKQKIAPADVKFISEYSGLPVFVKGVQSAEDALLAIGAGAAGIWVSNHGGRQLDGAPGSFEMLEEISKAVAGRVPIVFDSGVRRGEHIFKALASGADIVALGRPVLYGLALGGWKGVQSVLEYFERDLKRVMQLAGTQTIEDVKKSRLVDIK; from the coding sequence ATGACAACAGTAGATACGAATCATTATGCAGCACCAACTGAAATTAAAGAGATCACGGTTGTAAATACATACGACTTAGAGGAAGCAGCGAGTAAAATCGTACCAAAAGGCGGCTTTGATTATATTTCAGGCGCTTCTGGAGACGAATTTACATTACGTCAAAATATTGAAGCATGGAACAAAAAAGGAATCGTACCACGCGTTCTAGCTGACGTTGAGAATCCAGATTTATCCACATCCATTTTTGGTCACGACATAAAGGTACCATTTATTATGGCCCCAATCGCAGCACACGGTCTGGCTCACGAAACGAAAGAAGCCGGAACAGCAAAAGGTATTTCTGAATTCGGAACAATTATGTCAATCAGTGCTTACTCAGGCGCATCATTTGATGAAATTGATAAAGGGTTGAACGGCAGCCCGCGTTGGTTCCAAATTTACATGAGTAAAGATGATGAATTAAATAAAAATATCTTGGATGAAGCCAAAGCAGATGGCGCGACAGCAATCATTTTGACAGCTGATGCAACGTTGAGCGGGAATCGTCATAAAGATGAGCGTAACAAGTTCGTATATCCGTTTGGCATGCCAATCGTATCGCGTTACTTGACGGGAACAGGTAAGAATATGTCATTGAATAATATCTACGCGCAATCCAAACAAAAGATTGCTCCGGCAGATGTGAAATTCATTTCCGAGTATTCAGGTCTTCCTGTATTCGTTAAAGGTGTACAGTCAGCAGAAGATGCATTGCTGGCAATCGGAGCGGGCGCAGCAGGAATCTGGGTTTCTAACCACGGTGGTCGTCAGTTGGATGGCGCTCCTGGCTCATTCGAAATGTTGGAGGAAATTTCCAAAGCAGTTGCGGGCCGTGTTCCAATCGTATTTGACAGCGGTGTCCGTCGCGGCGAGCATATCTTTAAAGCACTTGCTAGTGGAGCAGACATTGTCGCATTAGGTCGCCCAGTTCTTTACGGACTAGCTCTTGGTGGTTGGAAAGGTGTCCAATCCGTTCTCGAGTACTTCGAACGCGACTTGAAACGTGTCATGCAATTAGCAGGAACACAAACAATCGAAGATGTGAAAAAATCACGCCTAGTTGATATCAAATAA
- a CDS encoding S1C family serine protease, whose amino-acid sequence MSERYNKQLKKQSGIKNGIVGGIIGGATVALLGTGILFGSGTLEMSKDDVDMNKPVVTEEATSDSGTTNVSLNITTATTEAVESVQEAVVSVINLKQNAGNPFGFVIPQTESSDDDDLVTNGTGSGVIYKKEDGTAYVVTNNHVISGADAVEVLMKDGTKIEAEIVGADVWTDLAVLAISSEHVDVIAEFGNSDNLNVGEPAIAIGSPLGTEFATSVTQGIVSATERTVETDINGDGVVDWDVTAIQTDASINPGNSGGALINIGGQVIGINSMKIASSNVEGMGFAIPSNDVVRIIAELEANGEVIRPVLGVSMMDLQQVSVSQQRNILKLPEDVTTGVVVSDVQGLSAASEAGIEQYDVIVGMDGDEITNMVELRKILYRQEVGATVPVDLYRNGERMTISVKLTDGQEQL is encoded by the coding sequence ATGAGCGAGAGATATAATAAACAACTAAAGAAACAGTCTGGAATAAAAAATGGGATTGTTGGAGGAATTATCGGTGGCGCAACGGTTGCTTTGTTGGGAACGGGTATTTTATTTGGTTCCGGTACTTTAGAAATGTCAAAGGACGATGTCGACATGAATAAGCCTGTTGTGACAGAAGAGGCGACAAGCGATTCTGGAACAACCAATGTCAGCCTAAACATTACGACAGCTACAACAGAAGCAGTGGAAAGTGTCCAAGAAGCCGTCGTGTCCGTTATTAATTTGAAACAGAACGCGGGGAATCCATTCGGGTTTGTTATTCCACAAACGGAATCCAGTGACGATGATGATCTCGTTACCAATGGAACAGGAAGTGGGGTTATTTACAAAAAAGAGGATGGGACGGCGTATGTCGTAACCAATAATCACGTTATTAGCGGCGCCGATGCAGTCGAAGTGCTAATGAAGGATGGGACGAAAATAGAAGCAGAGATTGTCGGCGCCGATGTCTGGACCGACTTGGCAGTCCTTGCGATTTCGTCAGAACATGTGGATGTTATAGCGGAATTTGGTAATTCAGACAACTTAAATGTCGGTGAACCGGCCATTGCTATTGGGTCACCGCTTGGGACAGAATTTGCGACTTCAGTTACGCAAGGGATTGTCTCTGCAACGGAAAGAACAGTCGAAACAGATATTAATGGGGACGGGGTTGTGGATTGGGATGTCACAGCCATTCAAACGGATGCCTCTATTAACCCGGGAAATTCGGGCGGTGCCTTGATAAATATTGGCGGCCAAGTAATCGGGATTAACTCTATGAAGATTGCGTCATCAAATGTCGAAGGAATGGGCTTTGCTATTCCGAGTAACGATGTGGTGCGAATTATCGCTGAATTAGAAGCGAACGGTGAAGTTATTCGTCCAGTTCTCGGTGTCAGCATGATGGACTTGCAACAAGTTTCTGTTTCCCAACAACGAAACATTTTGAAATTGCCGGAAGACGTTACGACAGGTGTCGTTGTATCAGATGTTCAAGGCCTTTCTGCAGCAAGTGAAGCAGGGATTGAGCAATATGATGTGATTGTCGGAATGGATGGCGATGAGATTACCAATATGGTTGAACTCCGTAAGATTCTTTACCGTCAAGAAGTCGGTGCTACCGTACCAGTCGATCTTTACCGTAATGGTGAACGGATGACGATTTCGGTCAAATTGACTGACGGGCAGGAACAACTGTAG
- a CDS encoding two-component system regulatory protein YycI, whose amino-acid sequence MDYKRVQIILIITFSILNLYLLTVFLEKDDAFNFGDSSTTVNLEEGLRNDNIQSPELSRENEEIAVIKTDKNMFLRENASSLKNQTTRMDNNLLFSILSEPIELDFETKDLTLTNRLKPLQEFKDSGNVLEGAKYDFISYQELNQRIYYVQHSDDGVPIADGTATLVFHLNADNEVISYEQTYVGDSEAQGRLRTVISEQTAIESLYLNNQIPDDSTIRLLTLSYYQTLSLKDMNIYSPMWYVEIARENVGIQVKRVDALTGSIISAPVVQEDNADTMESESFSDQDDVVTDLQLSSEAEAGLSERKLISE is encoded by the coding sequence ATGGATTATAAAAGAGTACAAATCATTTTAATCATTACGTTCTCTATTTTGAATCTGTATCTTTTGACGGTTTTCCTGGAAAAGGATGACGCATTTAACTTTGGTGACTCGAGTACGACCGTCAACCTGGAAGAAGGGTTGCGCAACGATAATATCCAGAGTCCAGAATTAAGTCGCGAAAATGAAGAAATCGCGGTTATCAAAACAGATAAAAATATGTTTCTTCGTGAAAATGCCTCATCATTAAAGAATCAAACAACACGTATGGATAATAACCTGTTGTTCAGTATTCTCTCTGAACCCATTGAATTGGATTTTGAAACGAAGGACCTAACGTTGACGAACCGTCTAAAACCACTGCAAGAATTTAAGGATAGCGGGAATGTTTTAGAGGGTGCGAAGTACGATTTTATTTCCTACCAAGAACTCAATCAGCGTATTTATTACGTTCAGCATTCTGACGACGGAGTTCCGATTGCGGATGGAACGGCAACACTCGTTTTCCATTTGAATGCGGACAATGAAGTTATTTCCTACGAACAAACTTACGTGGGAGATTCCGAAGCGCAAGGGCGTTTACGAACGGTTATTTCTGAGCAGACGGCGATTGAGTCCTTGTACCTGAACAATCAAATACCGGATGACTCTACGATTAGGTTACTGACGCTCTCTTACTATCAAACCTTGAGTTTGAAGGATATGAATATCTACAGTCCGATGTGGTATGTTGAAATCGCGCGCGAGAATGTGGGGATTCAAGTGAAGCGGGTAGATGCTTTGACAGGCAGTATTATATCTGCGCCAGTTGTACAGGAAGATAATGCAGATACGATGGAATCAGAAAGTTTCTCTGACCAAGATGACGTCGTAACGGATCTTCAATTATCCTCCGAAGCAGAAGCCGGCTTATCGGAACGGAAACTAATCAGTGAATAG
- a CDS encoding MBL fold metallo-hydrolase produces MNELDHTSGFKVSILASGSSGNCTYIETPKRKILVDCGLSGKKIQALMNEVGRDLSDVDTVLVTHEHRDHINGLGVLARRYGFDIYANEATWQSLPTSVGVIKNEQKHIFEMGEVLTLGDIDIQSFGVSHDAAAPQFYSFHYENKQFVMLTDTGYVSDRLRALLRNADAYLIESNHDLELLRMGRYPWSLKQRILGDHGHLSNDDGALAISEMIGDQTKRIFLGHLSQDNNIKALAHETAESILLSKGHGVNDAFRVLDTDPVTPTELFTV; encoded by the coding sequence GTGAATGAATTAGATCATACGAGCGGCTTCAAGGTTAGTATACTGGCCAGTGGCAGCTCGGGTAACTGTACCTATATCGAAACACCGAAACGGAAGATTCTGGTCGATTGTGGCTTGAGCGGTAAGAAGATTCAGGCTCTCATGAATGAAGTGGGTCGTGATTTATCTGACGTGGATACTGTATTAGTAACCCACGAACACCGCGACCACATCAATGGCCTGGGTGTCTTAGCGCGTCGCTATGGTTTTGATATTTATGCAAACGAAGCAACCTGGCAATCTCTACCTACATCAGTAGGTGTCATAAAAAATGAACAAAAACATATTTTTGAAATGGGCGAAGTATTAACTCTTGGCGATATAGATATTCAGAGCTTCGGCGTCTCACACGACGCAGCAGCGCCGCAGTTTTATTCTTTCCATTATGAAAATAAACAATTTGTTATGCTGACGGATACCGGTTATGTCAGTGACCGCTTGCGGGCGCTGTTACGGAATGCCGATGCTTATTTGATAGAAAGTAACCATGATTTAGAATTATTGCGAATGGGCCGTTATCCGTGGTCTCTGAAACAACGTATTTTGGGAGATCATGGGCATTTATCCAATGATGATGGCGCATTGGCAATTTCTGAAATGATTGGTGACCAAACAAAACGTATTTTCTTGGGCCACTTAAGCCAAGACAATAACATCAAAGCTTTGGCGCACGAGACTGCGGAAAGCATCTTACTTTCAAAAGGACATGGCGTTAATGACGCGTTTCGTGTTCTAGATACCGATCCTGTCACACCGACCGAACTCTTCACAGTTTAA
- a CDS encoding DUF2207 domain-containing protein has protein sequence MKKIVAIISFVSFFLLSISSPKVAARSYDIDNYDVLVEIQEDGSAFFTERITYYFDGEFNGVLFNLDYASHPSPTDISVTVEGEGQAGELFRQATSQEPGTYELINEADFLRFTVYKPISDDEMTVVYAYRIPEMVTNYNDTAQFNRRVIGSAWDDVLSDVDVRIELPMPVEPGELKAWGHGDATGEVTLQDNQVVLLEVGRNPENTFVEANVVFPTYVTWNNPNKVAEDRLEQIIGTEEKLERDEIESRRNILIGGTLLGLFGPLVALLTLVWMQRKNKKSNPDPYDEPEYVYQLPAPLAPAVMNKAIFGQRPNPDTVTATLLDLVRRGYLKMDEIELENGFDYLISKTKESDTDLSDQEWHLLKWFLDTAGDGESVTLGEVEAIEADTKLGEAFYKEHLAWEKAVLKEAKTYEKRYQAPHAKAASIWVILSLIANIALLILLLTQLRWLLFLLGLTGLLLAIYGVVYYVMHPALTPEGDRAMKDWRAFKRMLTDVGTFSMADVGSVEMWDTYVVYAAAMGIADEVLDQMAIQYPNDTLYEDSYFYPYYYRNPAYLYGVREPISRGIVSSTPQSDSSSGSGGGFSGGSSGGSGGGSGGGAF, from the coding sequence ATGAAAAAGATAGTGGCTATTATTAGTTTTGTAAGTTTCTTTTTACTCAGTATTTCCTCTCCCAAAGTTGCCGCACGCTCCTACGACATCGATAACTACGATGTCCTTGTAGAAATACAAGAGGACGGCAGTGCGTTTTTTACAGAACGGATTACTTATTATTTTGATGGCGAGTTTAATGGTGTCTTGTTTAATCTGGACTATGCCTCACATCCATCACCTACTGATATTTCGGTAACGGTTGAAGGTGAAGGGCAAGCGGGAGAATTGTTCAGACAGGCTACTTCTCAAGAACCTGGTACGTATGAACTGATAAATGAAGCAGATTTTTTACGTTTCACAGTTTATAAACCTATTTCCGATGATGAAATGACGGTCGTATATGCGTACCGGATTCCGGAGATGGTGACGAATTATAACGACACAGCGCAGTTTAATCGCCGCGTTATTGGTTCGGCATGGGATGATGTTCTTTCTGATGTGGATGTGCGGATTGAATTGCCGATGCCGGTTGAACCCGGCGAGTTAAAAGCATGGGGACATGGCGACGCAACGGGCGAAGTCACGTTGCAGGATAATCAAGTAGTCTTATTGGAAGTCGGAAGGAATCCGGAAAATACGTTTGTCGAGGCAAACGTGGTGTTCCCGACTTATGTGACGTGGAATAATCCGAATAAGGTCGCGGAAGACCGTTTGGAACAGATCATCGGGACCGAAGAAAAATTGGAACGTGATGAAATCGAAAGCCGCCGTAATATTTTGATTGGTGGTACGCTTCTGGGGCTGTTTGGGCCCTTGGTCGCTCTGCTGACTTTAGTATGGATGCAACGAAAAAATAAAAAAAGCAACCCGGATCCATATGATGAACCGGAATACGTGTATCAACTACCCGCTCCTCTAGCACCGGCAGTTATGAATAAAGCAATTTTTGGTCAACGTCCGAATCCCGACACGGTTACGGCAACTCTTCTTGATTTGGTCCGCCGGGGTTATTTGAAAATGGATGAGATAGAACTGGAAAACGGCTTTGATTATCTCATCAGCAAAACCAAAGAATCGGATACAGACCTTTCTGACCAAGAATGGCACTTGTTGAAATGGTTCTTGGATACAGCAGGAGACGGGGAGTCCGTTACTCTGGGCGAAGTAGAAGCAATTGAAGCAGATACAAAACTTGGAGAAGCCTTTTATAAAGAGCACTTAGCTTGGGAAAAGGCGGTTCTGAAAGAAGCGAAGACCTACGAGAAACGCTATCAGGCACCGCATGCGAAAGCTGCGAGCATATGGGTGATTCTATCGCTTATAGCGAACATCGCGTTATTAATTCTCCTTCTAACACAACTACGGTGGTTATTGTTCTTACTCGGTTTGACTGGCCTTCTACTGGCTATTTATGGCGTTGTTTATTATGTGATGCATCCGGCACTGACACCGGAAGGGGACCGCGCGATGAAAGATTGGCGGGCTTTCAAGCGGATGCTGACCGATGTCGGTACATTTTCTATGGCAGACGTTGGTTCCGTGGAAATGTGGGATACTTACGTTGTCTATGCGGCTGCGATGGGAATCGCTGATGAAGTTTTAGATCAGATGGCGATTCAGTATCCAAACGATACGCTCTATGAGGATTCTTATTTCTATCCGTACTACTACCGGAACCCGGCTTATCTCTATGGCGTGAGAGAGCCGATTTCCCGAGGGATTGTATCCTCCACTCCCCAATCCGATTCATCCAGTGGCTCGGGCGGCGGTTTCAGCGGCGGCTCGTCGGGCGGTTCAGGTGGTGGATCCGGCGGCGGGGCCTTTTAA
- a CDS encoding MFS transporter: MFYGWWLVLFSAISLAVMGPASVAVANLFQNPVTHEFGITNSQFAISNSLVLGMGIFLSPFISKKLAFGNFRLVYIVGVMIYGLAYIGFGFAPNMYVFYALALLVGVGNVSTTIIPVSMLVNNWFVKKRGLALSLSFTGLGVGGVIFSQAVTFLITNVGWRYTYLIYGLIILLVGIPIGWFVFRARPEDMGMTAYGAEEPVSLKEGEKEVAATTPPASGVVVTKPYFILLLIGGVMVGLANNGGLGQFPPVLADLHGPIRAATLISLYSAVGIVGKITLGNITDRFGTVFSTIYAAVLLTVTYLVMTLAENYSLAIVMAVLFGLGNAVGTVAPPLITAAIYAPEDFSKAYGYLQSALLLGMTAGSLFAAGVADLTGSYNYSWIALAIASAFIGVSWVGAYRSAQKDK, encoded by the coding sequence GTGTTCTATGGTTGGTGGCTTGTACTATTTTCAGCAATTTCCTTGGCAGTTATGGGCCCTGCATCTGTTGCAGTTGCGAATTTATTTCAAAACCCAGTTACACATGAATTTGGAATTACGAATAGTCAATTTGCTATCAGTAACTCATTAGTGTTGGGAATGGGTATATTCTTATCACCTTTTATATCTAAAAAATTAGCGTTTGGAAATTTTCGTTTGGTTTATATTGTAGGGGTAATGATTTACGGGCTTGCCTACATCGGCTTCGGTTTTGCTCCGAATATGTATGTGTTCTATGCGTTGGCGCTGTTGGTGGGTGTAGGGAACGTGTCTACAACAATCATCCCGGTCAGTATGCTGGTGAACAACTGGTTCGTTAAGAAACGAGGACTGGCTTTAAGTTTGAGTTTTACAGGTTTGGGAGTTGGCGGGGTTATATTTAGTCAGGCCGTTACTTTTCTAATTACGAATGTAGGCTGGCGCTATACGTACCTCATTTATGGACTGATTATTTTGCTTGTCGGTATTCCAATTGGTTGGTTTGTATTCCGGGCGAGACCGGAAGATATGGGAATGACTGCATATGGGGCGGAAGAGCCTGTGTCTCTTAAAGAAGGAGAAAAAGAGGTTGCAGCTACAACACCGCCAGCTAGTGGCGTCGTGGTGACGAAACCATACTTTATTCTCTTATTAATCGGGGGCGTTATGGTTGGTCTGGCCAATAACGGCGGCTTGGGACAGTTCCCTCCCGTGTTGGCAGATTTACATGGACCGATTCGTGCAGCCACACTTATTTCGCTCTACTCTGCTGTAGGTATCGTTGGGAAGATTACTTTAGGGAACATCACGGACCGTTTCGGGACTGTCTTCAGTACGATTTATGCAGCAGTGTTGCTAACGGTGACGTATTTAGTCATGACGCTTGCGGAAAATTATTCTCTAGCGATTGTGATGGCTGTTTTGTTTGGACTTGGTAACGCCGTTGGAACAGTGGCGCCACCACTGATTACTGCAGCGATTTATGCCCCGGAAGATTTCTCAAAAGCATATGGTTATCTGCAAAGTGCGCTTCTACTAGGTATGACAGCCGGTTCGTTATTTGCAGCAGGCGTCGCAGATTTAACAGGCTCTTATAACTATTCCTGGATCGCTCTTGCAATCGCATCCGCCTTCATTGGTGTCTCGTGGGTGGGAGCATATCGCAGTGCTCAGAAAGATAAATAA
- a CDS encoding YycH family regulatory protein, with protein MKQVDSKWISFILYALVATSLVLTWRIMSVPSGAKNIQTIAPTQTSTSISNVKSMEEIFSPHRLTFHTQSNTFVASDERIIKHADSFFKDNPMGEIVFDSTYAKETYDEFILKRNRIELRFPAAVPIEMISRYFNSVPEGMGKNSINRILISTAVEEPIYLLDDESRNVYTAERFEGSIEPLMRLYSANKDYYVNANAYSFKDTIKFLPQSDVTLNRVDYLVEKQPNSFFIGQLFEDTTELRDDSNDVFTIYSDNISELRIHKETGILYYYRNSVEQDDLTAFQQIRDSFHTLKFIDTWTQASHFEGYDKENGQVTYRRYLNGMPISGALDRGLIRMEMKNSGLVDLYYPTEIIQTPLEDREQQIVLPDAQELIVQLNGAGIPYSAIEDMGLGYEWISNDESTRVASLVPRWFVKLDGTWSTVDDAIDARQRGDADGL; from the coding sequence ATGAAACAGGTAGACTCAAAATGGATTAGTTTCATACTCTATGCTCTGGTAGCGACTAGTTTAGTTTTAACGTGGCGCATCATGAGTGTTCCTTCAGGGGCGAAGAATATTCAAACCATCGCACCGACCCAAACTTCGACGAGTATATCAAATGTTAAAAGTATGGAAGAGATCTTTTCGCCGCATCGTCTCACTTTCCACACCCAGTCGAATACGTTCGTGGCCTCCGATGAGCGCATCATCAAACATGCGGATTCATTTTTTAAGGATAACCCAATGGGCGAAATTGTTTTTGATTCGACTTATGCTAAAGAAACATATGATGAATTTATTTTGAAAAGAAACCGTATCGAACTGCGCTTTCCGGCGGCTGTTCCAATCGAAATGATTTCCCGTTACTTTAACAGTGTTCCGGAGGGGATGGGAAAGAATAGTATCAACCGTATTTTGATTTCGACCGCCGTGGAAGAACCGATCTATCTCTTGGATGATGAGAGTCGGAATGTCTATACGGCAGAGCGTTTCGAAGGGTCAATAGAGCCATTGATGCGTCTCTATTCAGCCAATAAAGACTACTATGTGAATGCCAATGCGTATTCATTTAAAGACACAATAAAGTTTTTACCGCAATCAGATGTTACTCTGAATCGCGTAGATTATTTGGTTGAAAAACAACCAAACAGCTTTTTTATTGGGCAGCTGTTCGAGGATACAACAGAATTACGGGACGATAGTAATGATGTTTTTACGATTTATAGTGATAATATCTCGGAATTGCGAATTCACAAGGAAACGGGAATTCTTTATTACTACCGTAACAGTGTTGAACAAGATGATCTAACTGCGTTTCAACAAATACGCGATAGCTTCCATACACTGAAGTTTATCGATACTTGGACACAAGCCTCTCACTTCGAAGGCTACGATAAAGAGAACGGGCAAGTTACGTACCGCCGTTACTTAAACGGGATGCCCATTTCAGGCGCTTTAGATCGTGGTTTGATTCGCATGGAAATGAAGAACAGTGGCTTGGTTGACTTGTATTATCCAACGGAAATTATTCAGACACCATTGGAAGACCGGGAACAACAAATTGTACTGCCGGACGCTCAAGAATTAATCGTGCAGCTGAACGGGGCAGGGATTCCCTACAGTGCGATTGAAGACATGGGATTGGGATATGAATGGATTAGCAATGACGAGAGTACACGCGTCGCAAGTCTGGTCCCGCGTTGGTTCGTGAAGTTGGATGGAACGTGGAGTACAGTCGACGACGCAATTGATGCAAGACAAAGAGGTGATGCGGATGGATTATAA